The following proteins come from a genomic window of Magnetococcales bacterium:
- a CDS encoding prepilin-type N-terminal cleavage/methylation domain-containing protein, which translates to MRRPPNIRIFGFSLIEMSVAMVVLGILVGAGLSVAPQLLKEGEQAGHPTAVPSDQLLDMAEGGLLAFLATHNRLPCPDSSNEDGLEDCGDNLSVGEYPWRSLGFSAPLADSSETPVRYGVYRYSHSSTLEDADLADATEKNRFIPSIPGYTASEFNLLDFCTALRNAIKRPEDSSMIHTVDEDGIIVNPAFILVSGHSFDAEGDAVNGSFDGRNEAGVDFEQPSKDRSRTYDDVVRSVGLFDLSSRLSCGLMMASANSLAMLATADEFRVEQAKYATSNGEWNVEMTGWDIADAALGTIGNAADICVAGAQLVCDIPASPCGSTSAIAMDVVGLGGAVLQQILGFVNLAERTAALIIAKEHQATAEELEEAAQASAEISKARAIKADENAHFGTETTP; encoded by the coding sequence ATGAGGCGCCCACCCAATATCCGAATCTTCGGTTTCAGTTTGATCGAGATGAGTGTGGCCATGGTGGTGTTGGGTATTTTGGTGGGGGCGGGGCTCTCGGTGGCGCCGCAACTCCTGAAAGAGGGAGAGCAGGCGGGCCATCCTACGGCGGTCCCCAGTGACCAACTGCTGGATATGGCCGAAGGGGGGCTTCTGGCCTTTTTAGCCACCCACAATCGCCTGCCCTGTCCGGACAGCAGCAATGAAGATGGCCTGGAGGATTGCGGCGACAATCTGTCAGTGGGGGAATATCCCTGGCGCAGTTTGGGTTTTTCCGCGCCCCTGGCAGACTCCAGCGAAACCCCGGTGCGCTATGGGGTCTATCGCTACAGCCACTCCAGCACCCTGGAGGATGCCGACCTGGCCGACGCCACCGAAAAAAACCGCTTCATTCCCTCGATTCCCGGCTACACCGCCAGTGAATTCAATCTATTGGATTTTTGTACCGCTCTGCGCAACGCCATCAAACGCCCTGAAGACAGCTCGATGATCCATACCGTGGATGAAGATGGCATCATCGTCAATCCCGCCTTCATATTGGTGAGTGGTCATAGCTTTGATGCCGAAGGGGATGCGGTAAACGGCTCTTTTGATGGTCGCAATGAAGCCGGTGTGGACTTTGAGCAGCCCAGTAAGGATAGAAGCCGCACCTATGATGATGTGGTGCGCTCTGTGGGGCTGTTTGATCTTTCCAGTCGTCTCTCCTGTGGCCTGATGATGGCCTCGGCCAACTCCCTGGCCATGCTTGCCACGGCGGATGAGTTTCGGGTGGAGCAGGCCAAATATGCCACCAGCAACGGCGAGTGGAATGTGGAGATGACCGGTTGGGATATTGCCGATGCAGCTCTTGGTACCATCGGCAATGCGGCGGATATCTGTGTGGCAGGGGCACAATTGGTGTGTGACATTCCGGCCTCTCCGTGTGGCTCAACCAGTGCGATTGCCATGGATGTGGTGGGGCTTGGGGGAGCTGTTTTGCAGCAGATTTTGGGCTTCGTCAACTTGGCGGAGAGAACAGCTGCCCTGATCATAGCCAAAGAGCACCAGGCAACCGCCGAAGAGCTGGAGGAGGCTGCCCAGGCGAGTGCGGAAATATCCAAGGCGCGGGCGATCAAGGCCGATGAAAATGCCCACTTTGGCACGGAGACTACGCCATGA